The window GCATGCCCGGCTCGGTCTGGCCCGCCTAGCTCCGGGGCTTGCCCCGGCACCCGAACCATCATGCCGAGGGGATTCCTCGTGAAGCGAACTAAACGCTCGGGCAGCTTCTACCGCACGCGCCCGGCCGAACCGCTTTTCCCACCTCCGGGTCCCCTCGCGGCGCCACCCTCGCCGGAGGAGCCCGATCCAGGGCTGTTGGGGTCCCCCTGCCTCGCACCTCCGCAGGACAGCACCGAGTGGGGCGCGGGAGGCGGCGACGGCCCGGGACCCAGCCCCGCGAGGCCGGCGGGCCCCGAGCTGCGCCGCGCGTTCCTGGAGCGCTGCCTGCGCTCGCCGGTCTCCGCGGAGTCCTTTCCCAGCGCCACCGCCTTCTGCTCCGCGGCGCCCGCGGCCGCGACCTCGGGCGAACAGTTGGTGCCACCACGGGTCCCTGTATCCGTCCCAGTCCCCGTCCCCGTCTCCGTTCCCGCCCCGCATGGCCTCCAGCGCCGCGGTAAGGGTGCCCCAGGCTGCCCCTCAGCGCCCGCAGCCGTCAGGAAACCTAAGGCTGTGAGGCGGCTGAGCTTCGCAGATGAGGTGACAACGTCCCCGGTGCTGGGTCTGAAGATCAAAGAGGAGGAGCCCGGGGCGCCAGCACGGGCTCTGGGCGGCGTCCGCACACCGCTGGGGGAGTTCATCTGCCAGCTGTGCAAGCAGCAGTACGCGGACCCCTTCGCGCTGGCTCAGCACCGCTGCTCCCGCATCGTGCGCGTCGAGTACCGCTGTCCCGAGTGCGACAAGGTCTTCAGCTGTCCTGCGAACCTCGCCTCCCACCGCCGCTGGCACAAGCCACGTCCCACGCCCGCCTGCACCGCGAGTAAACCTCCCCACGCGCCGCTGACCCCTCCGGACCCTTCCCTGGCGGCTGGCAAGGAGAACGGCTGCCTGCCGCGAACCGAAGATCAGCACCCTCAGGCTCGGGACAGCTCCGGGGACGGTCAGCACCGGGACAGCGCCGCGCTCCCGGGCCTACAGGCTCTAGTGCACCCGGAGGCCGCGCGACCCCAGGCTCCCTACTCCGAGGTGATTCTAGGGCGCCACGGGCCCAGGCCGAGCGGTGCCAGCACAGGAGCGACATCGGAGGTCTTCGTGTGCCCGTATTGTCACAAAAAGTTCCGTCGCCAAGCCTATCTGCGCAAGCACCTAGGCACCCATGAGACCGGCTCGGCCCGTGCAACAACCCCGGGTTTTGGCTCGGAGCGCACGGCCCCACTCACCTTTGCGTGCCCGCTTTGCGGGGCGCACTTCCCGTCTGCGGATATCCGAGAGAAGCACCGGCTATGGCACGCTGTCCGAGAGGAGCTGCTACTGCCCGCCTTGGTCGGGGCACCTACGGAAGCGGGCCCCGGAGGAGCATCCGAGGGTAGCGCTCAGCAGATTTTCTCCTGCAAGTACTGCCCCTCCACTTTTTTTAGCTCCCCCGGCTTGACCCGGCACATCAATAAGTGCCACCCCTCAGAAAGTCGGCAAGTGCTGCTGCTGCAGATGccactgaggcctggctgttgaGGACCAAGGCCTGTTGAAATTTCGAGAATGGCTTGGAGAAAACAATACGGGGGAACTCCTGTGGGGCTTTCTTCATCTTGCAATTTCCAGTTTCCTTCCCATGCCTTCCCTCTTAAAATTCTTTCAGTCATGATCTGCCCGAGGAGAGGGCAGCAAGATGTAAAACCCCCTCTGTAGAGCAGGTATGTATCTGGCATAAAAATTCACGGTCAACGCTCACAGCTTCAAGTACTCATTTCCACTAAAATAGGATTTCCCTTTCCTTAAAACGCTGGAGACCCCAATGGATCCCGCTAGGGTTTGTAATTCCTATGGAAAATCGCAGCGAACGCCTGCAAGTCTGTCCACACAAGGTTCTACCTAAATTGGTAGTCACCAATAGTTTTTCTTTTGCCAGCACAGACACTTACGTCGTTTCTGTCTCAATagggtcagattttttttttttcttttttcgccTTGTATATTCTGTGAATCAAGCTATGTGACTGAAGGGAAGGAAGACGCAGACCCGCGTAAATGGACAGGAAATTTGAGGATGCTGCTGTCTGGTGTGATGTCCCTGGAACTCTTTTCTCATTTGAATGTTAGTCCCTTCTTTTCAATCAGGCTTTGGAGCAGAGAAAGTGTTGCTTAATGAGGAGTTGCTGTGCCCTCTGAAATGTGCTATTCTATGTGCTGCATTAGGAGGAGctccttaaaatttttctttacttaactttaaaaaaatacaatactCATCCCTACAGTGTGAATGTTTTATAACAAGATTTCGTTTAAATTATGTATGCTGTAAATCTTCTGCATATTACATCATAAACTGTTCGATGTGAGGGAGACATTAACACCTGCTATCCACCATGAACTGAATGGCAATTCactcaatattttatatttttcttttcaggagcaacttttcaatttctttttgcaAATCATATTCAATGTGTATTCTGTAACTATTCCCTCAATAGCCAGAGTCTGGGACACTGGCAGAGTGCTCTTTGACAAATAAGATTTGTAAGAATGGTTCTGCCAAATAAATGTAATGTAGACTGTCTGTTTACTGTCTTAAGAGATGGTTGAATACAGAGTACTTTAAAAGACACATTTCTTACCTCCCCAGGATTTTCCTTTAAATTCTTAGGGACCTATTCTGAAGGAACACAAAAGGAGGAGATACTGTATCTCCCAAATGAACATAATGGTGCTGGAAGGGATTCCTCCTTTGAAGTCTAGTTGCAGACTGCGGCAGCACCAGGGAAGAGAATAtggacttttgttttttttgtttttgttttgttttttttttttttggttcttttttttcggagctggggaccgaacccagggccttgcgcttcctaggtaagcgctctaccactgagctaaatccccagccccggacttttgtttttaactctGTAAAACACTCTCCAGAGAACACGACAGACAAGAGATAGGacaagttgtttttttttgttttttttttttgtctactcAATAGTGTTACCTGGCAATGACAGGAACTAAATAAGTGGTGCTAATTAGTTTCCCTGTTTCAAGTCAGCATTTTCTCTCCATCTTGTTACCAGTTATCAATCCAACAGAGATATGTAAGGAGTTAAATTTGATTTTTCCTCTGAAAAAGGCTTCCTGTTGGCCGCAGGAAAACTctctatatataatttattcctaCAGTCTGCCTTTACCcatttgattgtttttatttataagcaTCAAATTTCATAAAAAAAGTACACAGGAACTCTAAATATTTGCTTAGAAAAATTTGGTAGAAAGTTCTATtcctgaaaatatatttaaaaacacgGAAAGTGTAGAAAGTCAAACGCCACGAGCTGGCCACATTGACTTTGGTCTGTAGCGAGTGCTCTGAGTGGTGGTGGGAGGCCTGAGAAGCTCCTGTTGTCGAGAACACATTCCTTACTTTTCCTGATGAGCTAAGATACCACAGAACTATGTCACAGCTCCCAGTGTCTGAAAATATACACAGCAGAATACAATCCCAGAGAGGAAGTGtgaagaatatttttgttttattaaataccATGTCATCTTTTTGTCCCATTACAAATCTGTAGACACTACATGAATGATACATAATTTATACTCTGTGGTTTGTCAGGATGACATATTTACACATGCAGTTGGTATCAATCATGCTACATTTCCTTAGGAGATGCCCATGTTAAACAAAGGAGGCCGCTTATTTTCTACAGGAAATACTTCTGGGGGTAGGGGGTGCATACCAACTTGCACCTGCAGCCATTTTAGtactaaaatattatatttaacttAGACTTGCGGGTCATGTTCCCATTGCTTTTTAACAATACACATAAtttgagcaaaaaaaaaagttttacacCCTTTTCTCCATCACCTTCTTTTTTGGTACTTAAGAAAGTACACAGACATACCAGGATAAACTGGTCAATAATAAAGGACCACAGCCTTAAAACAGAAATAGCATTTAACAGTGATGCCACCtaaaaaagcagaacaaagttGTTTGGAAGCCAAACAGAAATCAAAGTTCAGTGGTGATTTTCCTGGTTATTGAGTATGTTATGTCATCATGACTTGGGAAGAAAATGTCACCCAGTGTAATTTCAGTTGGACTCTGAGCTGCTGCATGGTCGTTAAGAGTGTGTCTGTTGTAACACAGTCTGCGTGCAGTCGACGTAACaagcagatgtgcagctctgCTCTGTGTCATGGATGCTTCCGTTACTTTGAGTTTGTAGGGCTGGGCTGTGAAGCAcagtgtgcttgcctagcatgcttggGTGCTggcttccatccccagcaccgcCAAAAAAATAGTACAAACTATGTGTTTATTGAATCATAAAGTTGTAATGAGGCACAATAAATAACACGAGACTATCTGTCCAATCATATTTTGGCTCAACATTCATCATGAACTTGAAGGTAACACTACTTAGACATGATTATCTAGGAACGTGAAGTATGGAATAAAACTCAACCCTCAAAATACGGCAGCTTGCAGTGTGGAAAAAAACTGAATTAAATAAGTAGTCCAAATTTAAAATAGtaagttgaaaattattttaagtccAGTGTTTTCTCAAATAAATGCACAGGAAGGAGCATGGCGAACACAAGGCCTGGAAGAGTTAACACTGCTGCTGAGCTGCCAGGCTGCCTGTCTCCTTAGGATTTATTGGCTGAGCCAGAGGACCGACGCAGCTTCATGGACATGCGGCTTTTGCTAGTTCGAGGAGACATGGGAGAGGCCAGGTCAGCCCCATCTACCTGTGCTGCTGTGGGAGCGTCACTGGGTGCGATCTCTGGGTAGGATCCTGCAGGAAAGAGTGAGCACATTAGTGTTCTTCAGGCTCTCACACTGTCACAACCTTTCTGCTGCTAACCTGAAGCAGGGTCCCAACCCCGTGTAAGgactttagaggaaaaaaaaaaagggagttcCAGACTTGATGCTCCCCAAAGCTTACTAAAACCCTGTGATCTGGTGACTCATGCCATCATGTTAAAGAAAGCACCAATCATAGTGCACTGAAAAAAGCAACTGGAAGTAAAATCTCTGGGCCTGAAAGAACAGGAAGCCAAAGCACCACTGGCATGCAGGGAGGAGCAAAGGAAGTGACAAGGTCACGGGCATGCAGGGAGGAGCAAAGGAAGTGACAAGGTCACGGGCATGCAGGGAGGAGCAAAGGAAGTGACAAGGTCACGGACAGCTAGTGAGGGTCTTCCATGATACCAAATGCAGGCTCTGAACATGAAGGTCCTTAGCAGACCAGGCTAGGTGGTAAGAAGGCTACAGAAGGAGCAGACAAATTCCTGGGAGAGGGAAAAATATAGGAATTTTCATTTGAAAGCCAGTCAAAATAGACAAACTGACTTCAGAAAATGTCTTTGGACATCTGCTTTTGTGTTCATTAGCTTAGACATTTATAGCTAGCAGTAAAATTAGTAgatacagaattttaaaataggCAAAACACATTCAAAATAGGAAAATCCTGTTTCACTTACAGGGCAGTTCTTCCAGAGCCCTTGGGCTTGGAAATAATCATGCTAGTGTTTCTACATAATGAAACACGCTTAAACTGAAGGTATTCATATTCgtaaaagaaaaaacatgttCAATAAGGAGTACAGATCCTACTGGGATAAATACATCCCACCCACAGAATTCGTCAAAGTATGTGTAAAGACCAAATGGTACAATGATACTTAGGGACAAGTTCACACATCTAGGGGAAACTAACTTGTCACTTGGACCCGTGTATGGTCTGCCCAAAGTATCTTCTCTAACATCTTCTTAACTGAGATGAAGCTGGCCTATTAAATAAGCAGGAAGTGTTTTTGCTCATGTTTACTCTCCCCAATGATGTGAGCTGAGTCACAGCAGTGCAGACTAGAATACTCAGAGACTAAAAGTCCACAATTCATTTAGGGAAACCTGGCACAAGCGTTTGAAAAAGCCAATCAGGTACAGTAGCTGAGCTTCCTGGTGCAGAAGAGGTGCTGCTGTGTATGTGAGAAGGGATCTTCCCTCCCAGGGCTGTTACCCTGAGGGCAGTGTCTCTAGCGGAGGTTTGGAAGAACAGAACGAGCAGTGCATGCCTTTCTGCTGTGAAGGAAGAGGTGCAGTAGCAAGCAGAGTGGAGAACAAaagagcagacagagacagatgtgaGGGAGGGGGTGCAGGTGCTAGTTCCCTGAGCAATGGGGAACAGCCAGGTCTCGCTTATGAACACAGCTGGCATGCAGTGAGCTAGGGCGGGGATGCTCCACAATGGCCAATGTCACAAGGTCAGACCCCATACTTACCAACTAACAAAACAAGttcaaagaggaaagagaacaggaaaaaagTCTGTGAGAGAGCGGAGAAACATCTACTGTCTCATGTGTTCACTGCACTGATACTGTCTTACAATTCAGTCACAAGATCTTTAGATAGACAGTGTGATAGGACAACAGcgatattaaaatgtttaaacttCATGTTCATGTAATTAAAATTAGGAATTTAAATTCCTCGCTACACTAGCCATGTTCAAGTGCCGAGTCACGCCTGGTTAGTTGCTCCCATCTTGGATGGAGCAGACACGTGACATTTACGTTACCATACTGAAGAGCACTGCTTTCAAGCATCCCAGTTAAGAATATTTATTCACTAATTCTTACTCCTCAAACCCAGTACTAGAAATAAAgaatctttgaagaaaaacaaagtgtTTCCCCAGCTGTTTCCACTGGCTGGAACTCTGACTCTCGAAGGCAGCATGACAGCGAGATGCACTGTCCTTCCACCACTttgaagcaacagaaaggaaagctGATCTTTGGGTAGTGGGTGCATATCCCGCTTCTCTATTTATTAAAGTACATTCTTCAAAACCAGCAGTTTTCCCATGTCTTATTGTCTCACAATTTGGTCATGAGACCTCTAAATAGGCACCGTGTAATAAGGCAGCTATAGCCACACTAAAATGACTCAATTTCATGTAATTAAAATGGAATGAACTGAGGCAGGGCTGGGGTAGGTTTCATGCTTACACTCCTACAAATGACACATGTGGGACATACCCAGCCACACTCCGTAACAGCTCCCAGGAGGCAGGATTTGTAAAGAGCACTTGACATTTCCTATTATATTCCATCCTCCTTAATTATTGATTTACACATATGAGTCATGAAGGCATTACTGAgctatttctatcattctgtatctTCCAGGGTAGCTTAAACAGTCCCCAGGGCTCCTATGTCCATGCACTAGCCCTGTGTCTCCACAGACTATGTCTACATTTGACTGCACAGGTTGGTATACACGGCGTGCATGCTGATCACAATAAATACCACACATGGTACTGTGAGATGACTTTGAGAGGCCCCACACACATTTCAAATGgaaacatacatttttttaaaatttattttagtttgGTCTGTATTATTTGCTGACAAACATGACCACTTTAAAACTTCCTAAAGTTATTGGTTAATAAAGTTATTTCAAAGTTAAAATACTGTAACTTTGAAAGTATCTTCAATTATACAAACCACAATGGGAATGTGTTAGCATGGGGTTAGGGGCTTCTGCTCTCTTGCTTTATTATAATAACAATTATATATTtacatctattatctatctgtctctctgtctctctctcgtaCATGTGGATGTCTTGATGcatgtgtgaaagtcagaaggtagcttgtgagagtcagttctctatCTCTACCATATGGTTgtctggcttggtggcaagcaccttatctgctgagccattttgccgCACATCTCTTGCTTTATTAATCATTTACTTGAGCAAGCTGACTGAGGTCATTTTCTTATTTGTGAAATGGAAACAACAGCAGTTACCTTGTTAAGTGTGTAGCAAAGAGCCTGGCTTGTAACAGGTACAACAGTAAGTATGGCTACATAAAAAGCTCACAGAGTAAATAGGAGACTTTGAATCAGAACAGATGAGGGTTTGGAAGGAAGAGTACAAACTAGAGATATTGTTTGGAGAAAATGATTACCTATAAAATATAATCACCCGAGGTGGAGAATATCTGTACCATATGTTTAGGTTTACCTTCTAGAAATCAGAGAGTCTATCTTCTCTTAGGTTGACAGTGCTATAAAATCGACCTTAAAGGTCAGATTATCCCAATAAGCCTATTGGGTTTTAATGTTGTTTATAGAGTCAATGATTAAGACTACAGAGACTCAGCCCCAAACTGTCAAAAAGGAAGCAACACAGGATTCAAAACAAACTGTACAGAAATACAGACAAACAAATGGTTTTATTTTCAGCCATTCAAAACCTATTACTGTAGATCTGAATAAACCAGGCTGGGCGTCTTGTATTTTATCTCTTGACAATGAGAAAACTGGAATAGCACAGACGGATTTGACTTCATGTGGTATAAATGTCAGGACTACAATCTAAAGCCAGACCAATCTCATTTCAAAACCTACATTCTCTCTAGCAACCCTAAAACTCTTCTTAAAGGACTTTCAGGAGAAAAGGTAGAGCCCCACAAACAGTTTCTGAGCTGGAGACATGAGGGTGTTGAGgacctcctccctctctctccttgtcttggGTGGAACAGCAAGGGCTGGAAGCAGGTGAGTGTGATGGGAGAGCATGAGCTCTGAAGGCAGGCAGTCAGGATGGCGCTGACCTCACCTCCTGTTGGGGGCCTggtatcatttctctctccttttaaaaTCCCATAGACATGCTGTTAAGACTGAACGAAAAGTGTCCACATGCTGCAGTAGACAATGTCCCACTCAGTCTTTATTACTTTTATCACAAAAATATTCTAAATGAATGATCTATATGAAAACTGAACCCAGTAACTATTTCCACAAATTATGTTACTTAAGTCAGTTTTATCCACTGGTCAATAACATAGAAGCCACATTTCCAAGCTCAAGACACTGAACAGAACGTATTTGCCTGTCTACAAGTTCAGACTAATCTACTGACACATAAATTTGAGCAGGAATCTGATTTTCATATTGGTACTTGTAAATATTGCTTAGGTATCTTCTGAAGGAGCTAAAATATTATCTTTTAGATTATTTCAATGTCTAGGAGgaaagtttaaaatattatttaaaagacACTGAGCTCAAAGTACCTAAACCATTGTCTAATTCTGATGACACATCCTCCTTAAAGATTCAGAACAGCAGATGGATAGTCACACATCCTAACCTGTCTACACATGGTGACTCCTAGCATGAGAGTCACCTAGCATGGGAATTCACAGCAATTCTGAGATTAGAATGAGGGCAGCTGCGTGCCACTCTAGGTTTTCACAGTCACTctaagttatttctgattttgatgaCATAATTTATTTGGATAATTACATCTtagaatttattaattttataattaaataattcttATAATTTTTCTCTAGATAAAAATCTGTatcagagtttttaaaaataattataagtgGTGTGTACATGCAGATATATCTATATGTACACATTACACATGTAGATAATAAAGTTATCAGTCAACTCCTTAATTGTTAAAGAGTTCAATAGCTAAGCTGTTGAAAACAACCCAAAAGAAGGTAGCAACAGAGGCTTACAAGTAATTTCAGATATACTACCCACTAGTTACGGTtgatataataaaaaatacctagTACCAGAATAACTATGAGTGTATTTTTAATGCAGAAATTGAGAAAGCAAACTAAGTATTTATTGTGTACACAGCAAAGTAGAATTATGTTCCTTAACTGCActtcataatttttattataaaaatcccCAGGACAGTATTGAAAAAACAAGCTAACACTAGggtaaaatatgaatattttaaaactatcacTGTAATCTGGCCAGGGACAagaatgattttattttcaagtttaCAGCTAGAAGAAATGTATTGTGCATATATAACTTTGATATTTTTCACATTCATGTCTGACAAAGATAAAACAATTTTTCctgtaactttttttaaaaaaattaaaggtcaagaaaaatttaataacattttaatGTAGTTATGGAAGATCAACACTGTGTGACATCACAGTATTTCCCTCAATGACCTTAGGGATGAAAATAATTTCCCTTAAGTTATCAGTCTAGTGCCACAGACAGTACATTTTGAGAAAATACGGTTATAAAATTTATGGATCGATTATGGTACACTGAACTCTTCCATATCTATTTGAATAAAGTTAAATGAAAAATCTTTTTAGATTTAAATGTCATCACTATTAGCAGATACTGCTAACCAGGAAGTTTTACATGAACAGGAttatgtaaacatacacacacacacttttttcccCATTTAGGGCACAAGCTCAGCCAGGGCTCTGAGTCTGGTAAACACACATTCTACCAGTGGGCTATTCTTTCAGTCCCTGATGAATACAGTTTTCAGTAATGCCTCACTGAGTCTAGATAAAGTATATTACAGGGTTGGCTACAAGGAATATAATCTGTAGActatcatttttaaaacttaatttcaaGGTTACTGCTATCGACTagtattgttttatatatatatacacacgcatacatacatacacacacatacatacacaagggACATCTAAAGTTGATTCTCAATTGCAATAACCCATTTCCTGAATGGGACAAACAAACTTTatgattaaaaatgaatttagtcATGAGTGCTGGTTGGTGCAAGTCTAGTGGTAAGAAGAGTTATAAAAGCTAacctgggggggttggggatttagttcagtggtagagcgcttgcctaggaagcgcaaggccctgggtttggtccccagctccgaaaaaaagaaccaaaaaaaaaaaaaaaaaaaaaaagctaacctgggctatatagtaagattgtgtctaaaaaaaagaaagaaagaatgaaacagCAAACATTATACTATGTCAGTTCTGCAAAGTAACAGTCAGGTCCAAATCACTATGTGGCTTGTTTCACAGTTTCTCATTTTGACTCAAAGTTTAAAAGATAGTTTTCTGTAAGAGGTGAAATATGACAGAAAAGGAAGtgaaataaatggaagaaaaaattattCTTCAGATACTATGTTTTGTGACTATAGTTTTTTTATTGTACTAAACTGAGCACCATTCTGATAAAAATTTGTCATAACTATTAAAGTCTGCAATGATGTGTTCAGCAATACGGCTTCTATGTAATTCAGAGCTAGACAGACACCTTTTGTAAAAGCAGAGTGCATGTCTTTGATGGTCCTAAAGGCAGagacaattttaaaagttaactaAAAAAGTATAACACATTATTAGGTCCatgtttaaatttacatttttatttctgtttggatAATAGTCACATCAAGTATTTTGTTGAATAAATTTGTAAGAACACTGATACATTAAAAATGAGGCCAGTAGAGCTTTGGAAGGCTGAGTTAATGACATCCTGTGATAACAACATCCTGTGCTAATGTCTCTGAAGCTCAAAAATACTTActttctatgtgtgtatctgcTAAATGTGCAGGAAAAAACACAGAATGGAAAGAACATTTTAAGATGACAAGTACTAAAGCCTTTTGCTGGAGAGTAACAATAGAAACAGAACAGGATTTGTacacagaagcagagagcaagcCCAGTGAGACCTATCAGTATTTTTGGCTCATAAAACTTGTGGCTGCAAATGTTATCATTCCTATCTCTTTAACATAGCCTCACATCTTATGAGATGCTCTCTGTGACTGACAGTGACAGAGCCCAGGTAGACACTGTGCTGCTTATTAATCTACCTTTGATATTCTTCTTTCACCTTTTTATCTTAATGCAAAACTGATTTAATAGTTTTATATAGTGTCCATCAATGAAAGTGAATCTTAAActttttaatcttatttaaaaagatttaacccagaattatatattttctctttgaTAGGTCTTTCATATTATTATTGGTTCTTtggtaaaattatttttctgttagaAAATTAATTATTACTGGTAGGAAAGTTTTAACTTCATTACTCAActgagaattatatttttatttaaaaatagattagGTTAAAATGTGTTATGAATTTAAATTTATCTGATATAAAAAATGTGCTTGATGTAAGAAGAACTAGAAGTAGTTACTATGGCCAAGTTCCtagtgtgtgtttttttgttttttgtttttttttttggttctttttttcggagctggggaccgaacccagggccttgcgcttcctaggtaagcactctaccactgagctaaatccccagcccctcct is drawn from Rattus norvegicus strain BN/NHsdMcwi chromosome 6, GRCr8, whole genome shotgun sequence and contains these coding sequences:
- the Insm2 gene encoding insulinoma-associated protein 2 — protein: MPRGFLVKRTKRSGSFYRTRPAEPLFPPPGPLAAPPSPEEPDPGLLGSPCLAPPQDSTEWGAGGGDGPGPSPARPAGPELRRAFLERCLRSPVSAESFPSATAFCSAAPAAATSGEQLVPPRVPVSVPVPVPVSVPAPHGLQRRGKGAPGCPSAPAAVRKPKAVRRLSFADEVTTSPVLGLKIKEEEPGAPARALGGVRTPLGEFICQLCKQQYADPFALAQHRCSRIVRVEYRCPECDKVFSCPANLASHRRWHKPRPTPACTASKPPHAPLTPPDPSLAAGKENGCLPRTEDQHPQARDSSGDGQHRDSAALPGLQALVHPEAARPQAPYSEVILGRHGPRPSGASTGATSEVFVCPYCHKKFRRQAYLRKHLGTHETGSARATTPGFGSERTAPLTFACPLCGAHFPSADIREKHRLWHAVREELLLPALVGAPTEAGPGGASEGSAQQIFSCKYCPSTFFSSPGLTRHINKCHPSESRQVLLLQMPLRPGC